From a single Papaver somniferum cultivar HN1 unplaced genomic scaffold, ASM357369v1 unplaced-scaffold_19, whole genome shotgun sequence genomic region:
- the LOC113338220 gene encoding GDSL esterase/lipase At1g28600-like, with the protein MASSYSPSSSLFSLSNFNILIIALILLATTANPVLGSYYKSIFSFGDSLADTGNGLYSEPNEYMARLPYGETYFHRATGRFCDGRVVLDFIADAVGLPLLPPYLGSSNKDLRQGVNFAVGGATALDSSFFEERKINVVTNDSLGVQLEWFKQLLPSLCNPSSDDCHEYLKTSLILMGEIGGNDYNHPFFQGRGTEEIRTFVPKIINAISLAIKDLIKEGAVAFLVPGNLPIGCSAMYLTLFKSPNKEDYDESGCIKWLNDFSVYHNKFLQKELAVLREEYPSFRIIYADYYNVAMKFYKSPELLGFAGGALKACCGGKGPYNCNRDVHCGSVGAKVCDSPSTFVNWDGIHLTEAAYKYLADGLMRENHQFFFPENDRIITTTADRDQAL; encoded by the exons ATGGCTTCATCTTACTCTCCTTCCTCCTCTCTTTTCTCCCTTTCCAACTTTAATATTCTTATCATAGCCTTAATCCTTCTAGCTACAACTGCAAATCCAGTTCTAGGATCATATTACAAATCCATCTTTAGCTTCGGAGATTCTCTCGCTGATACCGGAAATGGACTCTACTCCGAACCAAATGAATATATGGCCAGATTACCCTATGGAGAGACCTACTTTCATCGCGCTACTGGTCGGTTCTGTGATGGTCGTGTAGTTCTTGATTTCATTG CCGATGCTGTAGGACTGCCGCTGCTACCGCCATATCTTGGAAGCAGCAATAAGGATTTACGTCAGGGGGTGAACTTTGCCGTTGGGGGAGCTACAGCTTTGGATTCTTCATTTTTTGAAGAAAGAAAGATTAATGTTGTTACCAATGACTCTCTTGGAGTTCAACTCGAATGGTTCAAACAGCTCTTGCCTTCCCTTTGCAATCCATCTTCAG ATGATTGCCATGAATATCTTAAAACATCTCTGATTCTCATGGGAGAAATCGGTGGAAACGATTATAATCATCCATTTTTCCAAGGAAGAGGTACAGAAGAGATTCGTACTTTTGTACCCAAAATCATCAATGCCATTTCTTTAGCGATCAAG GATTTAATAAAGGAAGGTGCTGTGGCGTTCTTGGTCCCTGGAAACTTGCCAATTGGGTGTTCAGCCATGTATTTAACCCTATTCAAGAGCCCTAACAAAGAGGATTATGATGAGAGTGGTTGTATCAAGTGGCTGAACGATTTCTCTGTGTACCACAACAAATTTCTTCAAAAAGAGTTGGCTGTCTTGAGAGAAGAATACCCTAGTTTCAGAATTATTTATGCTGATTACTATAATGTTGCCATGAAGTTTTACAAGTCTCCTGAATTATTAG GATTTGCGGGAGGAGCTCTGAAGGCATGTTGTGGAGGCAAAGGTCCATACAACTGTAACCGAGATGTTCATTGTGGAAGTGTTGGTGCAAAAGTTTGTGATTCTCCATCAACGTTTGTTAATTGGGATGGCATCCATTTAACTGAAGCTGCATATAAATATTTAGCTGATGGTTTGATGCGGGAAAATCACCAATTCTTCTTCCCCGAAAATGATCGCATCATTACTACCACAGCCGACCGTGATCAAGCTCTTTAA